The following is a genomic window from Anopheles aquasalis chromosome 3, idAnoAquaMG_Q_19, whole genome shotgun sequence.
ACCAGGGTCAGAACACGGCCGAAGAGCTGCGTAACCGTGACTTCCGTGAGGAGCTGGAAAAGCGGGAACGCGAGAGCAAGCCAAAGAGCTCGGCGGCCTCTATCGCGCGTCGTGGTGGAGCTGAGCCAGCGAGCTCAGCGATCAGCAGCGGcgccaccggaagcagcagcgcaaagCGCCAGAAGATCGAGGCACCGCAAAACCTCGATGCGGATGATCCGGTCGACAGCGACAACTCGGATTCTGActcggacgaggacgacacgGCGGCACTGTTGGCGGAActgaacaaaatcaaacaggAACGGGCAGCCGAGCAGGCATCCCGGGAGCGCTCCaagcagcaggaggaagagaaaattcGCATGGAAAACATACTGTCTGGAAATCCGCTGCTCAGCTACTCGTCCACGGCCAAGGCAGAGCTGAAGGTGAAGCGCCGCTGGGACGATGATGTTGTGTTCAAGAACTGTGCCCGCTCGGAACCGGACAAGAAGGCGAACCAGTTCATCAACGACTCGCTGCGATCCGATTTCCACAAGAAGTTTATGGATAAGTACATCAAGTAGGCTGCGGGATTTTATACTTTCTCGGGGGTTCGTAATACTAAGCATCTAATTACAATTGAAATCATCTATTGTATATGTACCGAATAAAGGGAAAAGAGAGTTTCATTCTAGGGAGTGTGATTCGAAATAAAATTCTTAAAAACCAATAGAACAAGCTGAAAACATCCTTGAAATCCGGTGAAGGAAAGAACGAGATAGCACAATTGTatgtgaaagagagagcaagacaACAACCGTGTTGACAACAAGGCCAGCTGTGATTCCGACGGAACAGTTCCGCCGCAACTGCTTTCTAGATTTTCCTGTGGCCATCATCCCGGAAACCGAATCCTCCAATGGCCAGCGGTGACGGACAACGAGAGGAGAAGGGCGGAACCACCGATCCGGCCCACCGGTGGTCCAAGTACGTCACGGATGTGTACGATCCGATACGCGTCGGTTCAATCGACGGGACGGATGAGATCGCACACGATCGAGCCCTTCTACGGGCTCTCAATTCACGCTACAAACCGAATCGCAAGGTACAGGGCAATCCACTGCACACGGTCTTCGTCGGTCGGTTAGCACACTCCGTAACGGAGGTAAGTTCTGTGTCCTCGCCCAGAGCTAAGGAACAACCGGCTGAACATCCGTTTTCTTGCAGGAAAAACTCATAAGCAGCTTCTCACCCTTCGgtacgatcgttcgatcacGGCTTGTCACCGACATCGTCACGGGAATGCCCCGTGGATACGCATTCGTCGAGTACGCGTCCCGAGACGAGGCACTCCGGGCAATCGATCGGATGCACGGTTGTAGCATCGAAGGGAAGGAGATACTGGTTGATGAAGAGTGGGAACGACGGCTGGAGGGTTGGAAACCGCGCCGGTTAGGTGGTGGCTtcggtggaaggaaaaaatctCAGCAGCTACGATTCGGCTGTAAGATCCAACCGTTCCGGAGGCCACTCGCTGTTGAAACCGGAGTAAGCGCTACGGGAG
Proteins encoded in this region:
- the LOC126575091 gene encoding protein CWC15 homolog codes for the protein MTTAARPTFDPARGGTGRGEKDLSALSKQYSSRDLPGHTKLKYRDQGQNTAEELRNRDFREELEKRERESKPKSSAASIARRGGAEPASSAISSGATGSSSAKRQKIEAPQNLDADDPVDSDNSDSDSDEDDTAALLAELNKIKQERAAEQASRERSKQQEEEKIRMENILSGNPLLSYSSTAKAELKVKRRWDDDVVFKNCARSEPDKKANQFINDSLRSDFHKKFMDKYIK
- the LOC126576193 gene encoding U11/U12 small nuclear ribonucleoprotein 35 kDa protein-like yields the protein MASGDGQREEKGGTTDPAHRWSKYVTDVYDPIRVGSIDGTDEIAHDRALLRALNSRYKPNRKVQGNPLHTVFVGRLAHSVTEEKLISSFSPFGTIVRSRLVTDIVTGMPRGYAFVEYASRDEALRAIDRMHGCSIEGKEILVDEEWERRLEGWKPRRLGGGFGGRKKSQQLRFGCKIQPFRRPLAVETGVSATGVSSVSEWNRRVRQRKEIIDQSNHRHNPD